The following nucleotide sequence is from uncultured Roseateles sp..
CGGCCCGCCCAGCGCCCGGGCGTGGCGGTCAAATCACGCGGTAGCGGCCATGTCTTTTGACGTACGGCCCGCCCGAGACGCTCACTACATTCCCGCCACCGATCACGAACTTCCGCCCCCGGCGGCACGAGCTCATGTACTCCACCCAACAGCCCCGCTTGCCCTACTTCGCCGCCGCCGACGACGGCCATGAACCCTGGCGCCGTGCGACGCAGCCGCCGTTCTGCCGCGCCAAGCAAACGCCAAGCCAGTGCAGCGCGCTGCCGGTGAAGCCGCCGCCGCCGGCCGCCCAGGACTGGGACCTGATGTTCAACGCGGTCAAGGCGCGGCTGCGAGCAGTGGCGCAGGGCGGACAGGACGCCGCCTCGATGGCGGGCTCGGTGCTGGAATGCGTCGAGGCCCTCGAGCAACTGCATCGCCTGCTGGAGTCGCAGCGCACGACCGGCAGCTAGCAGCTGCCGCCGACCCTGGCACACTCGGGCAACATCTGACGAGCCGCTGCCATGAAGTCGAATCCCGAAGCCAATTCCAACCGTCGTGCCCTGGTGCTGTTCTCCGGCGGCCAGGACTCCACCGCCTGCCTGGCCTGGGCGCTGGAGCGCTATGCCGAGGTCGAGACCGTAGGCTTCGACTATGGCCAGCGCCACCGCATCGAGCTGGCCTGCCGGCAGACGGTGCGGCGCGAGATCGCAGCGAAATTCCCGGCCTGGGCGGCCAAGCTCGGCGAGGACCATTTGCTGGACCTGCGCCTCTTGGGCCAGATCTCCGACACGGCGCTGACCGAATCGCGCGCCATCGAGATGCAGGCCAATGGCCTGCCCAATACCTTTGTACCGGGCCGCAATCTGCTGTTCCTGGGCTTTGCCGCCACCCTGGCCTACCGGCGCGGTGCCTCGGTGCTGGTGGGCGGCATGTGCGAGACCGACTACTCCGGCTACCCCGACTGCCGCGACAACACCTTGAAGGCCATGCAGGTGGCCCTGAGCCTGGGCCTGGACACGGCGATGACGATAGAGACGCCGCTGATGTTCATCACCAAGGCCGAGACCTGGCGCCTGAGCGAGCAGCTGGGCGGCGCGGCCTTGAACGAGCTGATCATCGAGCACACCCACACCTGTTATCTGGGCGAACGCGGCCTGCGCCACAGCTGGGGTTACGGCTGCGGCAGCTGCCCGGCCTGCGAGCTGCGGCTCAAGGGCCATGAGGAGTACCTCGCCGCCAAGGCGACAAGCGCGTGAGCGCTTTCTCGTGGCTACTCGTCGGCCTGGTGGCGGTGCTGCTGTTCTGGGGCATAGGGGCCTACAACCGCATCATGCGGCTGCGCAACAAGATCGGCGAGGCCTATGCCCAGCTGGACCAGCATCTGGTGGCACGCAGCAAGCTGGTGGCCAGCCTGATGGATCTGCTGCGGCCGGAGCTGGTGACCGAGCAGGCCGCCTTCGACGCGCTGCATGCCGCCCAGGCCGATTGCGATGCCGCCGCCGCCGCCGTGCGCGCCCGGCCGGCAGCAGCCGATCCGGTGGCCCAGCTGGCGGTGGCCGTGGCGGTGCATGCGGCGGCACTGACGCGCCTGCTGGCCCTGCTGGACCAGCACCCCGAGCTGCGCGCCAGGGAGGACATCCAACCGCCGCTGGACGAGCTGCGCGCCACCGAGCAACAGCGCTCGTTCGCACGCCAGCTGTTCAACGAGGCGGTGCGTGTCTACAACGAGGCCACCCACCAGTTCCCGACGCGGATACTGGCCGGCATCTACGGCTTCAAGGAAGCACGGTCGTTGTAGGACAGGTGCACGGCCTTGCGGCTTGTATCGCCGCAAGTCCTTCGCCAGGCACAAGCCCCTTCCGGGTCTTGTGTCCGGGCTCAGCTACAAACTATTGCGCCCGAGCTCACCAGCTCGTTGAACAAGGCCATCAGCGCATGGCCCGACATGTGATACGGGTCGAGCTTGCCGGTCTCGCAGTACTTCAGCACCAGGCCGGGGTTCAGGCGCGACAGCGTCACCTGACCCATGGTCCAGCCGGCGAACTGTCGCTCGGTGATTTCCTGATAACGCAGTATCACGACGTCGCTGTGGCGCGGGTCGGTGACGATCTGCTTGTACAGCTCGTTGACCACATCGCGCCCACCCTCCAGCACCTGCATGAACAGGCCGTCGGAGTAGCACAGCACGCCGGTCACCCCACGCTCCGGGTTGTGGGCGCGCGATTGCTTGAGTATCGTGTTCAGCTCGTCGGGGCTGAAGCCGCTGACGGCGCGGCTGGCGTAGAGAAGGCGGACTAGCATTTGGATCTCCAGATCACTTGATCAGGGCAAGGAATTCGCGCCGCAAGTTGGCGTCCTTCAGGAACGCCCCGCGCATCACGCTATTGGTCATCTTGGACTCGTCGTCCTTGACGCCGCGCCAGTGCATGCAGAAGTGGTCGGCCTCCATCACGATGGCCAAGCCGTCGGGCTGCACGCGCTCCTGCAGCTCGTTGGCCAGCATCGTCACGGCCTCTTCCTGGATCTGCGGGCGGCGCATGATCCATTCGCAGATGCGGGCATATTTCGACAGGCCGATCAGGTTGGAATGCTCATTGGGCAGCAGACCCACCCAGACCCGGCCCATGATGGGGCACAGATGGTGCGAGCAGGCGCTGCGCACCTTGATGGGCCCGACGATCATCAGCTCGTTGAGCCGCGTCACATTGGGGAACTCGGTCACCGCCGGGGCGGGCCGGTAGCGGCCCTCGAAGACCTCGCGCACAAACATCTTGGCCACGCGCTTGGCGGTCTCGTTGGTGTTGTGGTCGCTCTCGGTGTCTATCACCAGCGCACGCAGCACGCCTTGCAGATGCTGCTGCACCTCGGCCTGGATCTGGTCGAGCTCGCCCTCCTCGACAAAGGCCGAGATATTGTCGTTGGCGTGGTAGCGGCAGCCGGCATTCACCAGCCGGTAGCGGATGCGCTCGGAGGTCAGCAGCGCGCCGCTGCCACCGATTTCCGACTCGCTGGGGGGCAGGTTCTCGAGCGTATCGCCGGTCATGGATGCCTCATCATTCTTCTCGGGGGGAATCCGCCATTGTGTCCGTATCGGCAAGACCCTGCCCGGCCACCACCAAATGATCGATGAACACCCGCACCTTGGCCGGCAGATAGGGCGTTGGCGGGTAGAGCAGCAAGACCTGGCGCGGCCGGTAGGCGCCGCCTGGCTGCCAGTCCGGCAGCAGGGCCTGCACCGTGCCCTCGCGCAGCGCCGGCGCGGCGGTGAAATCCGGCAGCAGGGCGATGCCCTCGCCGGCCTGGGCCAGGGCCAGCATGGCCAGGGTGTTGGAGACGGTGATGCGGCTCTTCATCTGCAGCCGCCGGGTCTCGGCACCGCGGCTCAGCACCAGCTGATCGTCGAACGAGCCGTAGCCCAGGTACATCAGCTCGCGCGGGTCCAGCGCCGCAGGCTCCTGCGGCAGGCCCCGGCGCTGCAGCCAGGCGGGCGAGGCCACCAGCCGGTAGCGGGTCTCGAACAGCGGCCGGGCGGCCAAGCCGGGTGGCGGGTCGGTGGTGATGCGAATCACCGCGTCGACCGACTCGTTGACCAGATCGACCATGCGGTCCTGCAGCATCAGGTCCAGCTCGACCCCGGGCCAGGCGTCCAGAAAGTCCGGCAGCAGCGGCGTCAGCCAGACCTGGCCCAGCACCGCCGGCGCGCTGATACGCAGCCGTCCCATTGGCGCCGCCCTCTGGCTGGCGGCCAGCGCCTGCACCTCGCGGGCCAGGGCGGCAATCTGCACGCAGCGCTGATAGACCTCGCGGCCCAGCTCGGTGACGCTGACCGAGCGGGTGGTGCGCTGCAGCAGCCGCGCGCCGACCTGCGCCTCCAGCCGGCCGACGCTGCGGCTGACCGCCGAGGTGCTCAGGCCCAGCTGCCGGGCGGCGCTGGAAAAGCCCTGGGCATCGACCACGCGGGCGAACACCAGCATCTCCGGAACCAGCTCCATGGCAGGCCTCACTGTTGCGTTTGATTCAACTATATTGTGAATCAAAGCCATATTGTTGGTTTTCAGGCCTTGACCGAAAGTCCTTCCACGGCGCCCTGTTGGCGCAAGGAGTGGCAAAAATGCAAGTCAACACATCGGGCGGCGGCTGGCGCATGGGCCTGGCCATGGCGCTGTCGGGCACCATAGGCCTGCTGGTCACCGAGAGCGGCCAGTCGCCGCTGGCGGTGGTGTTCTTCCGCTGCCTGATCGGCGGCGCCGGCCTGCTGGCCTGGCTGAGCGTCGGCCGCGGCTGGCGCCCGCTGACGGCCACCCACTGGCGCTGGATCGCCATCGGCGCGCTGGCCCTGGTGTTCAACTGGGTCTGCCTGTTCTCGGCCTACCGCTACAGCAGCGTCTCGGTGGCCACCGTGGTCTATCACACCCAGCCCTTCATGCTGCTGGTGCTGGCGGCCTGGGTGCAGGGCGAGAAGCTGGACCGTGCCCGCCTGCTCTGGCTGGTGCTGGCCTTTGTCGGCGTGGCTTGCAGCGCCGGTTTCACGCTGGACGGCATGTCGCAGCAGGGCTTCTGGCCCGGCGCCCTGCTGGCCTGCGCCGCCGCCTTGCTGTACGCCGTGGCGACGCTCGCCGCGCAGCGGCTGAAGGGGCTGCCGCCGGCCCAGATCGCCGGCCTGCAGATGCTGATAGGCACCGTGGTGCTGGCACCCATGGCCCTGCCGCTGGACCAGACACTGACCGTGCCCGGCCTGGCCGCCCTCTTGACCCTGGGCCTGGTGCACACGGCTTTCATGTACACGCTGATGTACGCCGCCTTCCAGCGCCTGGCCGCGCAGCAGGTGGCGGCCCTGTCCTTCATCTATCCGCTGGTCGCCCTGGTCGTCGATCTGGCCTACTTCCGCGTCAGCCTCAGCGCCGCCCAATGGGCCGGCATGGGCCTGATACTGCTGGCGGTGGTGGCCAACCAGCGCGGCTGGCGGCTGGGCCCTACGCAGAAGGCCCGGGCCCTGCAACCCTGAGGAAACGGACGGGGCCACTACACTGGCGCGGTGTCCCCAACAAGCCCATCCCCCACTTCCCAGCCCCTGTCGCAACTGCTGAGCCGCACCGCCGATGCGGTGCAGGCGGTACGCGAGGGCCGCTCGCTGACCGATGTGCTGGCCCGCTGCCCGGCCGAGCTGCGCGGCGGCACCCAGGCGCTGAGCTTCCATGTGCTGCGCTGGATGGGCTCGGCCCAGGCCGCCGCCAAGCTGATGGTGCCCAAGAACCCGCCACCGGCCGTCGATGCGCTGCTGACCACCGGCATCGCCCTGCTCTGGCCAGTCAAGGATCCGCCCTACCCCGATCACACCTTGGTGGACCAGGCCGTCACCGCGGCGCGCAAGCGCACGCCCGCCAATGCCGCCTTCGTCAATGCCGTGCTGCGCCGCTTTCTGCGCGAACGCGAGGCCCTGGTCGCCGCCGCCCAGCGTGATCCACAGGGGGCCTTCAACCATCCGCCCTGGTGGATAGAGCGGGTGCGCAAGGACTGGCCGCAGCAGTGGCAGGCCGTGCTGCAGGCCAGCAACGAACATCCGCCGATGACCTTGCGCGTCAACGCCCGCCATGGCACGGCCGAAGCCTATGTGGCCCGGCTGGCCGAGCGCGGCATCGCCGCCCGTGTGCTGGGCTCGCTGGCGCCGCAGGCGGTGGTGCTGGCCCGGGCCGTGCCGGTGACCCAGCTGCCCGGCTTTGCCGAGGGCGAGGTCTCGGTGCAGGACGCCGCCGCCCAGCTGGCCGCGCCCCTGGTCGTCGGCCGCAACCTGCCGCCCGAGGCCGGCGCGCCGCTGGCCGCAGGCGCCCGCGTGCTCGACGCCTGCGCCGCCCCGGGCGGCAAGACCGCCCACCTGCTGGAGCTGGCCGATCTGGACCTGCAGGCGCTGGACAGCGACCCGACCCGCCTCACCCGCGTCAAGGACACGCTGGACCGCATCCGGCAAAGCGCCCAGCTGAGCGCCGCCGATGCGCGCCAGCCCGGCAGCTGGTGGGATGGCAAGCCCTTCGACGCCATCCTGCTCGACGCCCCCTGCAGCGCCTCGGGCATCGTGCGCCGCCACCCCGATGTGCGCTGGCTGCGCCGCAACAGCGACATCGGCAATCTGGTGCGCACCCAGGCCGAGCTGCTGGAGGCCCTGTGGCCGCTGCTCAAACCGGGCGGACGCCTGGTCTATGCCACCTGTTCGCTGTTCAAGGACGAGGGCCAGGCCCAGGTCGATGCATTTTTGCAACGCCATGGGGACGCAAAAAGCGTGCAAAGCCTGCCCTTCACCGGACATCTGCTGCCGCTGCCCGAAAATCCAGGCATGGCCGCCGAGCCGGCGGCTTACGATGGGTTCTTCTACGCCCTGCTGGTCAAGACCTGACGCCGTCGACGCTTCATCCATCCCCCGCCCGTGCAAGCAGTTTCCTCATCGCCAGCCTCCTGCGTGCGGCGTGCTCCCGGCACGCCGGGCGCGCTGCGTGGTCTGCTGCTGGCCTGGGCCCTGCTGCTGTGCGGCTGCCTGCTGCTCGCGCCCGCTGCCCGGGCCCAGGGCATAGAGCTGGCCACCTTGAAGGCCGAGCGTGACGAAGACGCACTGAGCCTGAGCTTCAACACCGTCTACGAGCTGCCGCGCCCGGTGGAGGAGGCGCTGCAGAAGGGTGTGCCGATCTACTTCACCGCCGAGGTCTCGGTCTATCGCGGCCGCTGGTATTGGCGCGACGCCCGCATCGCCCGAGTCAGCCGCAGCTGGCGCCTGGCCTGGCAGCCGCTGACGCGGCAGTACCGCGTCAGCACCGGCGGCCTGAACCAGACCTATGGCTCGCTGCACGAGGCGCTGAACACGATGCGCGGCGCCCAGGGTTGGCGCATTGCCGAGCTCAACCAGCTCGAGGACGACGCCAGGCACTACCTCGAATTCAGCTACAAGCTCGACACCAGCCAGCTGCCGCGGCCGATGCAGATCGGCCTGGGCTCGCCCGAGGGCTGGGTGATGCAGGTCTCACGCAGCATGACCGTGGACCTGGCCGTGCGCGGCACGCCATGACCAAGTCCGCGCGTTGGGTGTGGCTGGTCGCCGTGGTGGCCGTGACGGGGGCTTGCGGTGTGCTGGCCTTCCTGCTGTCGATCAGCGCCACCGCCGAGCGTGGCTTCTTCGAGCGCCACTATGTCTGGCTGTTCTGGGTCAATATGGCGGTGGCAGCCGCCTTGGTGGTGGTCATAGGCCTGGCCGCCGTGCGCCTGGTGGTGCGGGTGCGCAGCGGCAAGTTCGGCAGCCGCCTGCTGCTGAAGCTGGCCGGCATCTTCGCCCTCGTCGGCGTGGTGCCCGGGGTGCTGATCTACACCGTCTCCTACCAGTTCGTCTCCCGCTCGATCGACAGCTGGTTCGACCAGCGCCTGGCCACCGCCCTGGACGCCGGCCTGAACCTCGGCCGCGTCACCCTGGACGCCCTGGTCAATGACCTGGGCACCAAGACACGCAGCACCGCCGAGCGCCTGTCGGAACGCTCCAACGAAGGCATCAACAGCCCGCAGCCGCTGCAGCTGGAGCGCATGCGCGAGCAGTTGTCGGCGCAGACCCTGTCGCTGATAGGCGCAGGTGGCCAGATCCTGGTCACGGTGGGCGGCGATGCGCTGTCCCTGACACCCGACCGCCCCGCCACCTCGCTGCTGCGCCAGGTGCGCCTGACCGGCGTGGTCAGCCAGCTCGAGGGCCTGGATGAAGACGCCGCCACGGTGCAGGGCCGGGCCCGCATCCGTGCCATCGCCCTGGTGCCCAATGCCGAGCTGTCGCTGGGCAGTGGCGACCGCTATCTGATGGTGGTGCAGCTAGTGCCGGCCGGCATCGTCAACAACGCGCTGGTGGTGCAGACCGCCTTCCGCGAGTACCAGCAGCGTGCGCTGGAGCGCGACGGCCTGCGCCGCATGTACATCGGCACCCTGACCCTGGTGCTGATACTGGCCGTGTTCGCCGCACTGCTGCTGGCCGTCACCCTGGGCAACCAGCTCGCGCGGCCGCTGCTGCTGCTGGCCGATGGCGTGCGCCAGGTGGCCAAGGGCGACCTGACACGCAAGCCGGTGCTGACCTCGCGCGACGAGTTGGGCGGCCTGACCCGCAGCTTTGCCGAGATGACCGAACAGCTGGCCGATGCCCGCGGCATGGTCGAGCTCAGCGTCGCCCAGCTGGAGGGCGCGCGCACCAATCTGCAGACGATTCTGGACAACCTCACCGCCGGCGTGATCGTGTTCGACCACGAGCGCCGCATCGAGACCGTCAACCCCGGTGCCACGCGCATCCTGCGGCTGCCGCTGTTTGCCTACCGCGGCCGCAAGCTCGAGGAGGTGCCCGAGCTGGAGGCCTTTGCCCAGGGCGTGTGGCAGCGCTTCGATCAGCACAAGTCCAGTCCCGAGGACGGCGAGCGCGACCTCTGGCAGGACAGCTTCGAGCTGCAGACCGGCAAGGAGCGCGACGTGCTGACCCTGCTGGTGCGGGGTGCGGTCTTGCCCCAGGACTCGCGGCTGATGGTGTTCGACGACATCAGCGAGGTCGTCTCCGCGCAGCGCTCGGCCGCCTGGAGCGAGGTCGCCCGCCGCCTGGCCCATGAGATCAAGAACCCGCTCACGCCGATACAGCTCTCGGCCGAGCGCCTGCAGCACAAGCTCGAAAGCAAGCTCGAAGGCGCCGACCAGGCGATGCTGGTGCGCTCGGTGGGCACCATCGTCAACCAGGTGCAGGCGATGAAGCAGCTGGTCAACGAGTTCCGCGACTACGCCCGCCTGCCGGCCGCCAATCTGTCGCCGCTGGACCTGAATGCCCTGGTCGCCGAGGTGCTGACGCTTTATGCACCGGCACAGGAGGCCGGCCATCTGGTCGCCGAACTGGCCGTGGCGCCGCCGCAAATCGTTGGCGATGCCACCCAGCTGCGCCAGGTCATCCACAACCTGGTGCAAAACGCGCTGGACGCCACCGCCGAGCAGGAACAGGGCCGTGTGCGCGTGCGCACCGAGGTGGCGACCAACGAAGCCGGCGAATTGCGCGCGCTGCGCCTGCAAGTCATCGACAATGGGCCCGGGTTCCCGGAGAAAGTGCTCAAGCGCGCCTTCGAACCCTATGTCACCACCAAGGCCAAAGGCACCGGATTGGGCCTGGCGGTGGTGAAGAAAATCGCCGACGAACACGGCGCCCGCATACGCATCACCAACTTGCACGACCGCGGCGATGAGGCCCAGCCGGTGACCGGTTCGCAAGTTTCGTTATCATTTTCAAAACTCGCGACTGCACCGAGCCCCGTCAGCCCCGCTGACGAGCCCAGGCCCGCGTGAACAGCAGGCACTCATGGCAACCATACTTGTAGTCGATGACGAACTGGGCATACGTGCCCTGCTCTCCGAAATTCTCAGTGACGAAGGTCACACGATCGAGCTCGCGGAAAACGCCGCTCAGGCCCGCGCCTGCCGCGAGCGGATGCGGCCCGACCTGGTGCTGCTCGACATCTGGATGCCCGATGTTGACGGCATCAGCCTGCTCAAGGAGTGGGGCGCCGCCGGTCAGCTCAGCATGCCGGTGATCATGATGAGCGGCCACGGCACGATAGACACCGCGGTCGAGGCCACCAAGTTCGGCGCCATCGCCTTCCTGGAAAAGCCAATCACCCTGCAGAAGCTGCTACGCGCCGTCGAGCAGGCCCTGGTCAAGGCCGCCCCGCGCCCGCTACCCGGCGCCGTCAGCTACACCCGCGTAGACCTGATGAGCAACGGCATCCCCGGCAGCACCGGCCCGATGACCAGCACCACCCAGCCGGCCATGGTCAGCATGGGCCTGCAATCCGAACAGGTGTTCGAACTCGATCGCCCGCTGCGCGAAGCCCGCGACGCCTTCGAGAAGTCCTACTTCGAATTCCACCTCGCCAAGGAACACGGCTCGATGACACGCGTGGCCGAAAAAACCGGCCTGGAGCGCACGCACCTCTACCGCAAGCTCAAGCAATTGGGCGTCGACCTCAGCCGCAACAAGAAAGGCGTCTGATCCGGCGCCAGCTTTCTGGTGTATACTGCAAGGCTTCACGCGATGGCCGCAATGCCTGACCGTCGATAGAAATAAAGGCCTGGTAGCTCAGTCGGTAGAGCAACGGATTGAAAATCCGTGTGTCGGTGGTTCGATTCCGCCCCAGGCCACCAGAATTTACTAAGGCTGATAAGCACTTAGGCGAGAGCCCCGCACAGGAAACTGGTCGGGGCTTTTCTACAATTCGGCAGAGCATCTACAAATCGCCGAGTCGGGCGCCTTGCTTGCTGAACTTCGAGGGGCGGCGATGAGTGAGAACACGAGCTCGACGGAAGACGACGATCCGCAGGCCGACGAGTACGTCATTGGCAACTATTGCGTGAGCTTTGTTGACCTGCTGGGGCAACGCGATGCGCTGCGCGGCCAGGGCCTGCTTGTCGAACCTACATCTGCTGAGGAGCGAGAAAGGCTCCATGCAACGCTGCGGGCAAGCATCGGGTCAATCGCGAAACTGCAGAAGAGGGCTGAGGACCTGCTCGCATCGAGCAAGCCAAAAATTGACTCTGCCCGTCGAGCTGAACTCACCCCTGCGGAGCAAGAGCAGTGGGATGCAATGCTGCGCTCGAACGTGACAACTCAACGATGGTCTGACGGTCTGATGTCGTTCGCGTGCCTGGGAGACACCGCTGTTAAATGCCACTTGAACAACGTATTTGCGTTGTTCGGACTTGCTGGATCGCTCTGCTTCATGGGCCTTGCTGCAAAACAGCCGATTCGAGGCGCGCTGGAGATTGCGTGGGGCATCGAACTGCACAAGGGTGAGCTCTATGGCGCCGCCGTTGCCAGGGCTTACGAACTAGAGAGCGAGGGCGCAAGCTATCCGCGGATAGTCGTCGGGCCGGAGCTAATCCGGTATCTAGAGTTGCATGCCCAGAGACCGGACACCGACGCTTTCGCGGCCTACGAGCGAACTCTTGCGGCGATGTGCCGGAGCATGCTCCTTGAGGATGTGGATGGGCGGTGGTTCATCGACTACCTCGGCGATACCTTCCGACGCGCGATCACGAACGCAGTGCACGCCGATCTGTACGAGCGAGCGCGGGCATTTGTTCTGACGCAGGTGGATCAACATCGGAACAGCCAGAACGCGAAGCTTGCATTCCGGTATGTACATTTGCTCAAGTACTTTGATTCATTCCCACCCGCAGGATCGAACGAGTCATCCACCAGCTAGGCCGCCCAGCATCGGTCATCGGAGGGGCGCAACCCTTTCGCCAACTCGGGCGCGCACGTAGTGCTCGGTCATCTCACGATTGCGATGCCCGAGCAGCTTCTGCGAGTGCGCCAGGTCGCCCGTGTCGGTCGCGGCTTTCGCCCTCAGATCCCGAAACTGAAACGACACGCCGGCCGCCGTCCTGGCCTTGTCAAAGCGCGAACGCAATGCAAAGGTGCCCAGGGGCTTGCCGTCATCGTCCTGGATCAGCCAGGCGCTCGTACGTACGCGCGGCCGGGCGTTGATCCGCTCGATCAACTGGGCCAGCTCGCCGGTTAACTCGATTGCGCGCTTGGCGCCGGTCTTGTTCTGCACGATCCACAGCGCGCCGTCGTGCAAGTCTGCCCGCTTGATCTTCAGCACATCGGCCGGCCGCTGGCCGGTCAACAGCGCCAAGTCCATGGCATCGCGCACGGTTTGCCCGGCCTTCTCCCACACCGCCTGAAACTCGGCGTCGCTGACATAGCGATCACGCCCGGTTTCCTTGAAGCCCTTGACCCCTTGGCAGGGGTTCGGCGCATCGGTGTAGCCCCATTCCCGGGCCTTGTTGATGATGTGGCTGAGCAAAGCCTTCTCGCGATTCGCTCGGGCCTTGGCTTGCTCGCCGCGCTTGTCGAGATAGGCGCGCACATGGTGCGGCTTGATCGAGTCGATCAGCACCCGGCCGAACACCGCGCGCAGGCGCTCAAGCTCTTTCAGATTGTCGGTCTGGGTGCGCCTGGCCTTGGTCGGGATCACCTCAAGCTCGTATTTCAGCGACACCACAGCAAAGGTCTTCACGCTCGGGTCGGGCTGGGCGCCCTCCATGCGAGCCCAGATCAGCAGCGCCTGCGACCGGTCGCGGCCCAGCGCCGTCCACTTGCGCGGGGCAACCGTGGTCACATGGTAGTAGCGGCCATCCTTGAGCGCCATGCCCCGGGGGAGGTCTTTGTTTGTGGTGCGCGAGCGGCCCATGATCAGATGCGGTCCAAGGCAGAAAAGTCAGGTTCTTCTAGGGCTGCAGCCTGGTTTACCTTGTCGGAGAAACCGGTTTGACTGCGCGGAATACCCATGCGATCCAAGAAGTAGTCCCGGGCCACCCGGGGCTGTTCGCTGCGGGTCAACACATAGCGCCAGCGATAGCGATCAAGCCAGCGCACATGCCCCTTGGTTTGCTTGAAGCCGGTCAACTCCACCAACTCGGCCGGGGTCAGAAACAGGGCGCTCATTTGCCGGCTCTGCGCAGGCGGCGCAGCTTCAATGCGAAAAGCCGGCCGGACGGCGTGCGCCGGTCCTGCTTGATGGCCTTCGCCACATGCAGGCGAAAGCGCTGCGCGTTGTGGTCGATGGAGAAAACCCGGATCAACCGAAACCCGCTGTCGGTTTTCCACTTGCTGGTGCGTGGTTGCTTGGTCATATGTACGTACGTAGGAGGTGATGGGTGCACCGCTCAAATCGAGCAGTTGCACCGGGCGGTTTGCAGCTGG
It contains:
- a CDS encoding tyrosine-type recombinase/integrase, producing MGRSRTTNKDLPRGMALKDGRYYHVTTVAPRKWTALGRDRSQALLIWARMEGAQPDPSVKTFAVVSLKYELEVIPTKARRTQTDNLKELERLRAVFGRVLIDSIKPHHVRAYLDKRGEQAKARANREKALLSHIINKAREWGYTDAPNPCQGVKGFKETGRDRYVSDAEFQAVWEKAGQTVRDAMDLALLTGQRPADVLKIKRADLHDGALWIVQNKTGAKRAIELTGELAQLIERINARPRVRTSAWLIQDDDGKPLGTFALRSRFDKARTAAGVSFQFRDLRAKAATDTGDLAHSQKLLGHRNREMTEHYVRARVGERVAPLR
- a CDS encoding DUF4224 domain-containing protein, whose product is MSALFLTPAELVELTGFKQTKGHVRWLDRYRWRYVLTRSEQPRVARDYFLDRMGIPRSQTGFSDKVNQAAALEEPDFSALDRI
- a CDS encoding response regulator: MATILVVDDELGIRALLSEILSDEGHTIELAENAAQARACRERMRPDLVLLDIWMPDVDGISLLKEWGAAGQLSMPVIMMSGHGTIDTAVEATKFGAIAFLEKPITLQKLLRAVEQALVKAAPRPLPGAVSYTRVDLMSNGIPGSTGPMTSTTQPAMVSMGLQSEQVFELDRPLREARDAFEKSYFEFHLAKEHGSMTRVAEKTGLERTHLYRKLKQLGVDLSRNKKGV